The DNA sequence aaatatattttagcctcTAAATCTACCCAattaagtagaagctttatgtGAATAAGAtgactattttttaatatattctttccgtgaataaattaaattaaaagtgtagTAACACTTTCatggaataaaaatatttaatgagaaATAAGCATAACTGTATATTTTTTGCAtactatatagttttttttttgcatgataaaaatttatcataatcctgtgaatatttggaaaaaaattatattaaaattatttagattatcttattaatattattaagcaTAGTCACCATGATATCTTATTATCAAGCATTCGAGTAGATATTTGGTTATACTTGTAAAAGTAACTTGTGACTTGCATAATTTCCTTTGAATTTAccttaaaaaatttcatggtGAAATTGAAACACGAAAGCGTATCAAAGTAAGATATAATTATCAACTCatatgtaatataaaaaaataggacatgttttagttaaataaatactaaattaaattatatatctaaatgcgatcgtataaaataaaattaaatatttataatataaacagTTTATCAATATAAGATGTTGTTTATGCAGTGAAATATTACTTTGACTCTTTTGAAATAAgtgaaaaaagtaaatttttccGTCAAAAAGTGCCTATTCATTTAACgtatataaattgaattttaagttatcagcaaaaaaaaaaaaagaattttaagtgaaatatcCACCCAgaagctttttcttttttccttttttttttttaaagtatctcTTATTTCCTTTCTTACATGTTAAAAACCAATATAAATACGGTGAAGAAGGACTCAGGCGTGGTTTGAGACTGTGAGCACTTAgcagagaggaagaaagatgatCATCCCTGTTCGTTGTTTCACCTGCGGAAAGGTCTCTTCGCATCCCAAATACTCtgattcttcctcttttcactttatttcgtaaattaaaaacaaaaaatgtctgGACTTTATGTgtgattagggtttagggtttagggttttggTTAATTAATGATCAATGTGTCTTCTTTTCTCCGATTTAGGTCATTGGAAACAAATGGGATACCTATTTAGACCTTCTGCAGTCAGATTACAGTGAAGGGTCGGTACCCAAAttcctctctccctctctctctttcctaTTTAAGATTAATTGAAGGGTTTATTgtttttacttgtttttttttttttcgaatatGGGGTTGCAGAGACAGAACAATTGAactttttttagttgtttatataTGAGTAACTTTTTATTTGTAAGGATTATTATGCTACTTGGAAATTGTTCTGTCTAGGGTTTTGTTGAAGGGAGCCAGTGGTGCTAAGACCATGAGCTTACTTgtgaagttgttgttgttgttgttaagtgtgctgtttttctcaaaatccgtgtgtttgtgtatgtgttTGTCATTATCTTGTGTTTTGAATTAAATTGTGGCTTGTTCTTGCTTTGACCCGCTGACTTTTGGGTAAAATTGCCTGCATAGTGACATGATTAGTTAGTCTCTGTATATAATCTGTATTGTTGGTATTTTGCATTAAATTTACAGTTTGTGTAATAAATATTGTGGCTGATCATGGTGCTCTGTAAAAAACTGTAGTTTTATCACTTGTTTGTGTAAACAATTGTCTCCttggagagaaaatgaatttgTTTGTGCCTTATCTATTCGAATGTTATTTGCTTGTCATAGTTGTGTTGTATCTGTAGGTTGTTACTCTTTGGTCATAAGTAATAACTTTAATTGCTGGGTAGTATATATATCATTTGGGTGGTGGAGTTCATATTCACTTCCTTTTCTATCTTATTGTCAGTTTAACATGCATTTTATATACAATGTAGCATGTCTGGCTTAGCTGCAAATAAACTTGTTGAAACTAGTCaccccaaaaataaataaataaaaggaacaATTAAGAATTTTAAGCGGTAAGCTAAGCACAGATGTAGACCAAGTTCATTGCACTATTTTCCAGACAAGAAAAGATCATAGATTAAGATTGTATTTGCATTTGGCATAACTAGTCAAAAAGTATTAGTTCTTCATATAATATTTCTCTTCCTCAACCGCATCCTTTGAGGGATATAGGGTACcattgtgtatattttgaaataCTTGATTCCTTAATGGAATTTTAGTGTCTACCTCATggaaaagattaattttaatatttgaatattaacataatGATGGAATGCAGAGATGCCCTGGATGCTTTGGGACTGGTTCGATATTGCTGTAGGCGCATGCTTATGACCCATGTCGATCTCATTGAGAAGTTATTGAATTACAACAGTAATTCCTGTTACCTCTATTATTCcttgtgtattttaattttcaaatgtcaTTCGGTTTGTACTGATCATAAATTTGGTTGCAGCTCTGGACAAGTCTGATCCCAGTTAAGAAGGCCTTAGGGAGCAAAGGATGACCAAGATGTTTCAGTTGAATTCCATGCTATCTGGCCAATGAAcaatcttttttccttttctgaatTGTTTTGCTACAAGCTGGTCATGGTTGTGTGCTGGTTCATGCGAATTATGGTTATCCGTTCGTTAAAGGGGCTATGACAAGGCCCAACTTAtgttaattactctttttttagtcTTTCTGATGC is a window from the Glycine max cultivar Williams 82 chromosome 2, Glycine_max_v4.0, whole genome shotgun sequence genome containing:
- the LOC100775415 gene encoding DNA-directed RNA polymerase subunit 10-like protein, whose protein sequence is MIIPVRCFTCGKVIGNKWDTYLDLLQSDYSEGDALDALGLVRYCCRRMLMTHVDLIEKLLNYNTLDKSDPS